The proteins below are encoded in one region of Ephemeroptericola cinctiostellae:
- the hemA gene encoding glutamyl-tRNA reductase, with protein sequence MPLFVAGLNHTTAPLALRERISFAPTELTHALLALQTELAAHATHDADGRPPQLTVLSTCNRMEVYGVLTDASQLEAAVRWVAAYHEVAYEDLAPHMYQLVDQAAVQHAFSVASGMDSMVLGEPQILGQMKQAMRIAQDAGTIDSALQQWFEKTFTAAKDVRTNTAIGEHSVSMAAAAVKLAKRVFDDFAKLNVLLVGAGEMMDVVIAHIAGQTPTRLTVANRSLEKAHALLASYTHLNTDVLRLSELPDHLAQFDVVITCTASTLPIIGLGMVERALKSRRYRPMVMVDLGVPRDIEAAVAKLSDAYVYSVDDLSSIVQHNSAQREAALADAQRIVDVHVKAFDVQQARRVWTPHVHSLRTRMDGIRVAEIERALSGLKGREHVSAAELEQFMTQMSARFMNKVLHQPTLGIQSHDDDVRHAWQVVTRDWLQSED encoded by the coding sequence ATGCCTTTATTTGTTGCTGGTTTAAACCATACCACTGCGCCGCTCGCTTTGCGCGAGCGCATTTCTTTTGCGCCAACTGAACTGACGCACGCTTTGCTGGCGTTGCAAACAGAGCTGGCTGCCCATGCCACACATGATGCAGATGGCCGTCCGCCACAATTGACGGTTCTGTCCACTTGCAACCGCATGGAGGTGTATGGCGTACTGACCGATGCTTCTCAGCTTGAAGCCGCTGTGCGTTGGGTTGCTGCTTATCATGAAGTGGCGTATGAAGACCTTGCGCCGCACATGTATCAGTTGGTCGATCAGGCCGCAGTACAACATGCCTTTTCAGTGGCCAGTGGCATGGATTCGATGGTGCTGGGTGAGCCGCAGATTTTAGGGCAAATGAAACAAGCCATGCGCATTGCACAAGATGCGGGCACGATTGATAGTGCGTTGCAACAATGGTTTGAGAAAACCTTCACGGCTGCCAAAGATGTGCGCACAAACACCGCGATTGGCGAGCATTCGGTGTCAATGGCTGCTGCTGCGGTGAAATTGGCCAAACGCGTGTTTGATGATTTTGCCAAGCTCAATGTATTGCTGGTGGGCGCCGGCGAAATGATGGACGTGGTCATTGCCCATATTGCAGGGCAAACACCCACTCGCCTCACGGTGGCCAACCGCTCGCTTGAAAAAGCCCATGCCTTGCTTGCATCCTACACACACCTGAACACCGATGTTTTGCGCCTGTCAGAATTGCCCGATCATTTGGCGCAGTTTGATGTGGTCATCACCTGCACCGCCTCCACCTTACCGATCATTGGTTTGGGTATGGTGGAGCGGGCATTAAAATCACGCCGCTATCGCCCCATGGTCATGGTTGATTTGGGCGTGCCTCGCGACATCGAAGCTGCGGTGGCCAAATTGAGCGATGCTTATGTCTACAGCGTCGATGACCTCTCCAGCATTGTTCAACACAACAGCGCACAGCGCGAAGCCGCGTTGGCGGATGCGCAACGCATCGTTGATGTTCATGTTAAAGCTTTTGATGTGCAACAAGCCCGCCGTGTGTGGACGCCGCATGTACACAGTTTACGTACACGCATGGATGGCATCCGCGTTGCTGAAATAGAACGTGCACTGAGCGGCCTGAAAGGGCGTGAGCACGTCAGTGCCGCTGAGCTTGAGCAGTTCATGACGCAGATGTCTGCTCGTTTTATGAATAAAGTTTTGCATCAACCGACCCTCGGCATCCAAAGTCATGACGATGATGTGCGCCATGCATGGCAGGTGGTGACGCGGGATTGGTTGCAATCAGAGGACTGA